The Syngnathus scovelli strain Florida chromosome 18, RoL_Ssco_1.2, whole genome shotgun sequence genomic interval GAGAAGGTTCTCATCCTCTTAattcaaacgttgggggtgatgCATCGTTGTTTCTTCTGTAAGCCCACCACTGATGTAGTAGGTTCCTCTTGCAGGCTCTGGAAGTTTGCCAGCAGAGACACTTTGTGGAGGAGACCGTCTTCCTGCTCAGTAAGAACAAATGCTGAAATGTCCTCGACGGCGGAGTTGATTTAACGCGAGTGCTTCCGCAGGCCGGATGGGGAACTGCAGACGGGCACTGCAGATGATCATGAAGGAGCTGGGGGACGTGGACAAGGCCATCGAGTTCGCCAAGGAGCAGGACGACGCTGAGCTGTGGGAGGATCTCATCACCTACTCCATCGACAAGCCGCGTGAGAAGCTTTCAGGAAGTTGGCTTTGTTTTTCGCCCAATGAGTTTCACACCCTTTTCTTTGGTTTTGCCTCTCCAGCGTTCATCACAGGACTGCTGAACAACATCGGCACTCACGTGGACCCCATTCTGCTGATCCATCGCATCAAGGAAGGCATGGAGATCCCCAACCTCAGGGATTCCCTGGTCAAGATTCTCCATGACTACAACTTGCAGGTTGATGCTCAAATTTgctgtttgtgttttatttttacaataaaGCTTTCCTGTTTTGATTAGAAGACAATTTCTCCTCAACAGATTATGCTTCGCGAAGGATGTAAGAAGATCCTGGTGGCCGACTCTCTGTCACTGCTTCAGAAGATGCATCGAACGCAGAGCAGAGGCATCGCGGTGGACGGTCGGTGCACAAAATTTTCTAGAGCCTCTAATACGTGTCATCGTGATATAAAGGAAAATTGTGTGGATCAGATTTTCACATTGAAACTCATATTCATACTTTTGTGGGCTTTTCTTTGCAGAGGAGAGCATTTGTGAATCGTGCCATGTGACAATTTTACCCTCAGGTATGTCACACTGGAacctttatacctttatttctaGCTCACAACGCAATGGatgctttatacattctatactCGATGTGTGTTTCAGACATGGCCAAAGCTTTCAGCGTGGTGGTGTTCCATTGCAGACACATGTTTCACAAGGAATGTTTACCCTCCACGGGAACGGTTAGAAATTTTAAAATCATTATTATCCAGCAGGAACATTACATCTCGCCTAATAttttctcttgttttttttacagactCCCGGAGTGCAGTTTTGCAACATCTGCAGTGCAAAGAGACGTGGGCCAGGAAGCGGCATCctggaaatgaaaaaataacttatttaaaaaacacaaccaaAAATGCTATTCAAATCTGTGGACACCTTCCACTTGCTGGTAATGTAATTGGCCGACCAAGAAATAAAATCCGAATTTCAAAATGATTGTGGATTACTGTTTGTTGTTGAAGGTTATGTTTGTCATATTCTCCTTGACTTAGTGGTGGACTAGTGGTTTGTATGTCTGCTTCACAATTTTTCGGTTCTGGGTTTGACTGTTTTCCCCATGCTtgagtgggttttctccagttaTTACGACTTTCTCCCACGTTCTAATTTAAGACTCAATTGTCCATAAGTTctgaatgtttttttgcatGTGTCCACTGTTCTGATTGAAAGGTGACCAGTCCAGAATGTATTCCAATAACACAGCAAGTACCCAAATGAGGACAAGTGCTACAAAAATGAATGATGAAACTAGCTGGTGACCAGTTAAGGGTGACTACCATTTACTTtcgattttttttcacttaGATTCTtactatttgtattttatttgtgaATTGTTATAGATATCAACATGTTTGTTCCTTTTATTATTTCAAAATAGGAAAAAATGgccgaaaaaaaaacccagacggCGACGTAACGTCATTTCCGCCGTCATTCTCCGGAAGTACAGTTAATTTTTATTCACGAGAAAAAAACAGCTGGTGTACGAaaaaaagaaagcgtcaaagTGAGTTCCCCCGTCAAttttgtgttcttttgttgACATTATTCTCCCGTGTGACGCCCAGTTAAACCTCCTGTCGCTGTGCGACGCTGCTGCTTTGTTTATTTGTCAGCGAGCCGCGTTTTGGTGCCGAGTTGCTAGCTTTAGCTTTAGCCACAACTACCATCACCGTTGATGTACACTTGTAGCTAACACGCTAGCCACTATTTGCTAACTAGATGCCCTGTCTAGCATCACAACCACCGCGCATTCGCGGTGTAAAATGTTTTACAAGGACACAGATATGCGTGCTAACGTCATAACTAGTGCGTGTCGCGTCGCGTTTGTTGTCCGCGGTGTCGTGCATCATTTTGGCAAGTGTTTACTTTCGGCTATACGTCACCTACCAAATATCGTTTGGATATCTTCATTAAACATTTTGGGGTGGTATTTCCACGTCGTCTATAATATTTCAAtacagtgccgtgaaaaagtttgtgaacccttaggattttacaatatatttgcatttttttaaagaaataacggagacaagttcacaatagtgttacagaatggtgacacattgccattatggctgaatacaaattaataggactatattttaactataaacacacaagaataacaaaataatgaaaacgcagttgtgaataagtttgtgaacccttgcCAACAGTCAGAGTTAATAGCTTGTTGCACCTCCTTTAGCAGCAATGACTTCTTGCAATCTTTTCTTGTAAGTACTGACGAGTCTCTCACATCGAGCTGGGGAGATTTTgggccactcctccctgcagaactgcttcagttgtccaaggtttgatggttttctttggtgcactgcttttttcaggtccgaccacaacatttctatcggatttaagtctggactttgactgggccactccagaacattgaattttttctttttgagccattccgatgttgatttacttgcatgctttggatcattgtcctgttgcagcatccagtttcttcctaacttgagcttctttacagacggtttaacgttttcttccagaatattttggtaaacctcggaattcatgattccttctatgatggtaagttgccctggtcctgctgctgcaaagcagccccatacgagtactcgtcctcctccatgttttacagtagggatgaggtgcttttgttgataagctgtgtttggtcgtctccaaacaaatctgttttgattttggccaaaaagttctattttagaTTCATCAGTCCATAAAATGTTGTTCCAAAATTCTTGAGGCTTTCCTATGTGCTCTTGAGCAAATTTTAACCGAGCTGCAATATTCTTTTTTGATAGTAATGGCTTCTTCCTTGCTACCCTTCCATGAAGGTTATTCTGAGCCAGTCTTTTTCTGATGGTGCTGTCATGAACTTCAATTCCTTTGCTTGAGAGAGATTTCTGAAGGTCTCTAGAGGTAAGTCTGGGGTTATCAGTGACTTCTCTCACCATCTCTCTTTCTGCTCTGCCTGTTATCTTCCTTGGACGACCAGATCTTCGAAGTGAAGTAGTTACTCCATGTTCTTGGTACTTGTAAATCACTTGTCttacagttgaaacatgtagctgcagatctttggctatggttttgtaaccttttccagatttgtgagctgcaattattgctcctctgtggtctggagacagctctttagatcttcccattgctagatttgtaatgtttgtgtccacgcaggtatagctctactaaatgacaagtacattcaggtgagtatacaacaagtgtggctttaaggtctgtcaagtcacatgaaattacccgaagtcatctagtattgaaagacatgtcacacagtcagttttaacttctataggtggaaaggttcacaaacttattcacacctgtgttttgatttttttgctattttcttatgcttcctgttaaaacagggttttgcagatttgtgtcaatgctaactagccttgtgtcaatatcctgtaacacttttgtaaacttgtcaccgtcatttctttaaaaaaagtgcaaatatattgtaaaatcctaagggttcacaaactttttcacggcactgtaTGTGAGCGCATCTGAAGTGCAGCTACAGTTACATGGCTTGAGCAGTGTTCGTAAATGGAGTTGTATAACACCTTaactaacatttaaaatgcgagCGAAATCTTATGTAGCTTCATGTGTAcaatttaattcatttattgGACGGCATTAAGACGACTCGTGCTTAATACACCCCACACCACAGGATAAATACTCTCCGGAATAGAGACATCCAACACTTTCCTGACATTGATTGCCAGGAGGGAAATCTGGTCAAATGTGGCCCGGTTCCTGTCATATGTGTGTATCCAATTGTAAATACTGAGCAGATTTAACATTTACGATAGTCAGCCCTCATTGTTTACTAAGCAGATcagggagttaaaaaaaaaatccctcatcCCACACCACACTACAGGATAATCCCTCTGAAAAATGCTTCATAGTCATTTCATTAACATGTTAAATTGTTTTCGACAGAATGCCAGCCTCGAAGCGAGGAACAGAGGAGCCCCTCGATCCTCAAGCGAAATTGAGGAGGCTGGAAGACGTTGGTGAAGCGCTCCAGTCTGAAACCACACCAGCAATCAACAACAGGTCTCATAAAGAAATACATTTGCATGAAATTACAGATGCTGTTGCCCCTCGGACCAAAAGGAAACtttcagaagaagaagaagctacAGAAGGAAACCCATCCAAGTCATCACGACAGACTTCACCAGTCAGAACTACTCTAGGTCCACCCGTCACAAAACACTCAAGTGCCTTCTGTCGGGAAGCTCCGTCAGATGATTTTAACACAGAGTTCAATGTCGACAATACGCCCAGCGACAGCAGCAAGGACGGAATTTTCACTGAGAGCAACGAGCAGGGTTTCACAAAGAAATACTCAAGCCGAATACAAACCAAGCCGGCCTCCGACTCGCTGCAGGTGAGTGAAGAGTTACCGTCACCTCCAGCGGAATTTGTCCAGAATGAGCACAGTTATGGCAAATCATCAGACTCCAGTCTTGACAGTATTTCGGACACTACAGAAAACACCACAAAGGAAAGTACGGCAGCCAACATAATATTTACGGCTGAAGAAAAGGAGAGAAAAGAAGCAGAAGACCAAAGGCTTCCTGCTAACCATCCCCTCGCATCGTCCTTGACGCATTCAGAGGATGCTGGTGGTGGTGCTGCTCTCAGAAGTCGGGCAGTGGGAACATTTTGTTCCAGCAACGGAGATGCACATCTTGAAAAGTTAGTCTGTGAACAAAATTGGCAGACTGATTCCATCAGTGAATGTATAGAAACTGTGACGAGTGTTATAAAGCAGGATTTAACACAAAATACAGACCAGGAAAAGCATGATGTGACGGTCAGTGGTGACTTAATGAGACTTAATGATGTATCTGGTGAAGATCAGATGCTCCCAAACGCCAATGCTGAAGAAATTGTGTTGGAAAGTTGTAATCCTGAGACAAGCATTGAAGAAAGTTGTATACCCGAGTCAAATAAATGTCCATATACTCAGGCAACAGAAACTGAATCCGACCAAAATCCGGAGAGTCATTTTAAAGAACTTCTAACTTCAGCATCTGAGAATCAGACGCAAGAAAAAACAAGTTTTACGGACACTGGTAGCAACTGGGATCCTCGGATTGAGAAAGTAACACAGTCCGATAGACTTCCGGCCAGTAAGATTGAAGATGATGTGTGCCAAATTGAATTTGAGTGTAATAGAACTCTGGAAAGTTTGCCTGAGGTGCTttcaaagaagacccaagatgtgCCAGAAGCAGTCCTTGCAGTGTGTGCAGTCGAGGAAAGTCAAATGGAAACACCTGAGGTAACCGTAGAAGTAATGGAACCTGATATGAACCCAGCGAGTCATACTGAAGCAAATCTAAGTGCAACAGAGTCTGATAGAAAACCAGACACGCCGACCGAAATGTTTTCGATTTCAAAGGAAACTGTTCCCACGTCgcaagaggtcctcactgaaagTCACAATGCAGAGGATCAAAGAAAGGCAAGTGGAACTCCagagaatccatccatccatccatccattttctataccgcagcTGATGAAAAAAGGCAGACCGAGGTAACGTTCATAGATTTGCCAGTTGTGAAGAAAAATTTTCCTGCACCACAAGAGGTCCTCCATGAAAATCTTAATGCACAAGTTGAAGAAACTCAAATAGAGAGCCATGTTCAAGAAATGTTAACAGTGGAGTACTGTAGTCAATCAGAAAGTGGAAAATGCGTATCTGAAAATCAATCACTTTTAATGAAACCTACACCACCAGAGGTCATGGTTGACCAGTTAACTGTTGAGAGTCAAGTTGAAGAGCTCCGTGAAACCCCAAATAGTCAGACCGAAGAAATGAATCCAGTTTTAATGGAGTCTGTTCAAAGCCCAGTATGTCCTGTTGAAGACCATATATTAGCATTGACTTCACTttcacaaaaaactgaaaacacTCCAAAAGAAGCCCTTAGCAACTGTTTTGTTACAGAGAGCCACGTTGAAGAACATCAGATGGTGTCcaatgaaaaaaatcaaacagaaCTGGAGGCTGGTAAAAACATTGAAAGTCATGTTGAAGAGTTGTCTCTTTCACAAAGAAGTGAACCAAAGCCACAGGTGGCCCTCATAGACAGTTTAGAGGAACATCAAGAGGTCCTCGGATATTGTTTTAATGCAGAAAGTCAGATTGAGAAGAAGCATATGGAATCTGATAGTAGAATCATCTCAAATCCCTTTGAACAAAAGCAGGAGCAAGTCAACAAAAGCATCAACACAACTGATGTGTCGACACCTCACTGTGAGTCGGCCGGCAAGCAAAACAGCACAATGGAGATGCCCCGTCAACGTGTCATCATCTCACAGCTGCAGACAGATGTGGAAATGCCATCGAAGGGAAGATTAACCGCTACGTTGCTTCAGGAGGAAATCAATAATCCCTCCAGCCAAAATGACAATGAGGTTGCAAATAAAGACTTGAACATTTTTAATGCACAAACGGTGCCAAAGGCAAATGTCCAGGAGAACCCTGAAGTTAGCGATTGCACCACTGTTGTTACACAAAAAGCTTTAGCTTCTGCAAATTTCAAGACCAGTGGAACCGAAGAACTCAAAACTGTTATGGAGGAAACAGAAGAGGCACACGAGAGAGTCGAGGTGAACAAAGGTCAAAATTTCAATGTCTGTAACTATGACAACAAGTTAAATTTGGACTCTGTAGCTACACCTGTGAGTCCAACTGACCTCCAAATTCAAAGAACTGAAGAATCGGAAAATCAAAAAAGTCAAGCAGAACCAGATGTGCACCCAACAGCAGACACAATGTCTTCTGAAGTTCTCGTAGAAGAAAACCTGGAGGATGCAAAATTACTTGATGCTCCTGAAAATCAGGCAGAAGTATCTGAAGACATGGAGAATGAAGATTCTGGTGTTCAAGAGAATCAGACTGCATTATCAACAAAGACTTATGAGACACACAAATTGGAAAGTGAAATGGTGGAAACCTCAAACTTGGAAATACATCATGAAACAGAGTTGCTACATGAGACTTCTCAAGACGTCACAACAAATCATTCAAGTAGAAATGACATGGTGAAGTTGAATCTTGAGCATGCATCACAAACAGCATCAGCCCCAGTGGATTCTGGCTCAGCAGGAAGCAACGAAAAGCAAGAGGTCGCAGAACATATGCTGATCGTATGTGAAAGTGAAATGGGTCCTGATTTGACTGCAAATGGCTGTCATGGTAACAAGGGTACCACACAGTGTGTTGCAGAAGTACAAATGGTCGCAGAAGAAGATGACACGAACAAGAAGGTCAGCGAATCGACAGTTATCGTCTCAATCTTGGGAAACAATAAGGTCACCGATTTCATCACCAGAGATTCGAATGCTTCCGTAAACCAACCAGAGATGGACATACCAGCAACACCGGATTGTATCTCAATTCCAACTTCTACTGAGGAAATACAAGTGCAGAATGAAGACATTGCTGAAGTTCAACTCAAGCATGTGGGACCAGAAATGGCAAACACTTCGAATGCAGTAACAAGCGTCATTCAAGGTGAGGAGGTGTCTGAAGTTGGCCTTGATCACATTGTTTTGAATCAATctgttcattctttattagaagAGGAGACGGGTTGCCAAGATGATGAAGCTGCTGCAAAGACAGACGGCTATCATGACACTgtcgaagaaacagctggaaatACTGAAGTCCAAGTTTTAGTTTTTGCCCAACCAACTGACACTGCTCCTGTACCCACTACTTCAGAAGAGCAGAGCGATGCAATAAGTCAATCACAAGTTGAAAACCAAATAGTGTACGAGCCTATTAGTAGCCCAGAGAGTATTGAAGATGCAGATGCTGCTATGGCACCGGAGAAGCAAGTTTTGGTCTCTTTTGCGGACATATCAAGTATTCAAGACACGAAGGACGACTTGCCCAATGTATTCATGGAGGCCAGTCATTTCCAACTGGAAAGTGAGCAAATGGCTAAAGAAGAAGTATCAGTGGGCCAGAAAGCCCTTGAAATGGTGATGGTGCCACTGACAACCATTTTTTCTGAGACTCGTGCAGAGGAAGAATCGGCAATGTCTTTACAGGTTCAAGATTTGGTGCCTTCGGAGGATGTGCCAAGTACTCAACACATGATGGAGGAAAGTAAGGCTAGTCCATTGCCAGTGGAAAATGACGAAAAACTGACAGACGACCATGCAGCAATTGAAATGGACGTACAACAGATCATCAAGGTTCCAGGTCCAGACAGTAGTCCAGATAGCGACAAAGATCGGGATGCTGCCGTGGCTTTGGAGAAGCAATATTTGGCATCAGACGAGGAGGTACAAAGTACTCAAGACAAGGCTAGTTATTTGCACCCGGATAATAGCAGTACCACTAAAGAACAACCGACAGACAACCAAACCTCAGTTGAAATGGAGGAAGTACAATTGATCACCACTGTCCCAGAGCATAAAGGAGATGCCACCACTGATTTGGAGAAGCAGGACTTGCTGTCTTTACAGGAAGTACCAAGTATTCAAGACAAAATGGACACGCTCACGAATGAAAGCGCAGAGGCTAGTCATTTGCAAGTGGAAAATAATGAAAGTGCTAAAGAAGAACAGACAGATGGCCAAGCAGCAATTGAAATGGAGAAACAACAAACTATCCCAGTTCAGCAGAGTTGTCCAGATAGTAACAAAGATGGCGAAGTTACCGTGGCTTTGGAGAAGCAAGTCTTAGTGTCTCCGGACGATCTACCATGTAATCAAGTAATAAAGGAGGACTTGTGTCCTAATGAAAGTGAAGAGACTCATCGTTTGCAACTAAAGAATAAGACAACTGCGGACGAATGGACAGTCCAAGCAGTTGTTGAAATGCAGGTCGAAAATACAACTAACATTTCAGAGACTTGTCCAGAGAGTAACCGAGCTGGAAATGTTGTTCTGGGTTTAGAGAAGAAAGAATttgtgtctttagacatggaggGCAACTTGCAACTGGTAAATGAGAAAACTGCTGAAGAACAGACAAATTGCCAAGCAGCTTTTGAAGTAGTTGTGCAAGAGACCTCCACAGTTCCAGAGACTAATCTAGAGAGAAACAACAATGGAGATGGTGCTTTGAATAAGGACGATTTGATGTCCTCAGAGGATTTATCAACTATCCAACATGTGAAAGATGACTTGCAACCGGAAAAAGAGACATC includes:
- the LOC125985647 gene encoding titin homolog isoform X2, whose protein sequence is MPASKRGTEEPLDPQAKLRRLEDVGEALQSETTPAINNRSHKEIHLHEITDAVAPRTKRKLSEEEEATEGNPSKSSRQTSPVRTTLGPPVTKHSSAFCREAPSDDFNTEFNVDNTPSDSSKDGIFTESNEQGFTKKYSSRIQTKPASDSLQVSEELPSPPAEFVQNEHSYGKSSDSSLDSISDTTENTTKESTAANIIFTAEEKERKEAEDQRLPANHPLASSLTHSEDAGGGAALRSRAVGTFCSSNGDAHLEKLVCEQNWQTDSISECIETVTSVIKQDLTQNTDQEKHDVTVSGDLMRLNDVSGEDQMLPNANAEEIVLESCNPETSIEESCIPESNKCPYTQATETESDQNPESHFKELLTSASENQTQEKTSFTDTGSNWDPRIEKVTQSDRLPASKIEDDVCQIEFECNRTLESLPEVLSKKTQDVPEAVLAVCAVEESQMETPEVTVEVMEPDMNPASHTEANLSATESDRKPDTPTEMFSISKETVPTSQEVLTESHNAEDQRKASGTPENPSIHPSIFYTAADEKRQTEVTFIDLPVVKKNFPAPQEVLHENLNAQVEETQIESHVQEMLTVEYCSQSESGKCVSENQSLLMKPTPPEVMVDQLTVESQVEELRETPNSQTEEMNPVLMESVQSPVCPVEDHILALTSLSQKTENTPKEALSNCFVTESHVEEHQMVSNEKNQTELEAGKNIESHVEELSLSQRSEPKPQVALIDSLEEHQEVLGYCFNAESQIEKKHMESDSRIISNPFEQKQEQVNKSINTTDVSTPHCESAGKQNSTMEMPRQRVIISQLQTDVEMPSKGRLTATLLQEEINNPSSQNDNEVANKDLNIFNAQTVPKANVQENPEVSDCTTVVTQKALASANFKTSGTEELKTVMEETEEAHERVEVNKGQNFNVCNYDNKLNLDSVATPVSPTDLQIQRTEESENQKSQAEPDVHPTADTMSSEVLVEENLEDAKLLDAPENQAEVSEDMENEDSGVQENQTALSTKTYETHKLESEMVETSNLEIHHETELLHETSQDVTTNHSSRNDMVKLNLEHASQTASAPVDSGSAGSNEKQEVAEHMLIVCESEMGPDLTANGCHGNKGTTQCVAEVQMVAEEDDTNKKVSESTVIVSILGNNKVTDFITRDSNASVNQPEMDIPATPDCISIPTSTEEIQVQNEDIAEVQLKHVGPEMANTSNAVTSVIQEEETGCQDDEAAAKTDGYHDTVEETAGNTEVQVLVFAQPTDTAPVPTTSEEQSDAISQSQVENQIVYEPISSPESIEDADAAMAPEKQVLVSFADISSIQDTKDDLPNVFMEASHFQLESEQMAKEEVSVGQKALEMVMVPLTTIFSETRAEEESAMSLQVQDLVPSEDVPSTQHMMEESKASPLPVENDEKLTDDHAAIEMDVQQIIKVPGPDSSPDSDKDRDAAVALEKQYLASDEEVQSTQDKASYLHPDNSSTTKEQPTDNQTSVEMEEVQLITTVPEHKGDATTDLEKQDLLSLQEVPSIQDKMDTLTNESAEASHLQVENNESAKEEQTDGQAAIEMEKQQTIPVQQSCPDSNKDGEVTVALEKQVLVSPDDLPCNQVIKEDLCPNESEETHRLQLKNKTTADEWTVQAVVEMQVENTTNISETCPESNRAGNVVLGLEKKEFVSLDMEGNLQLVNEKTAEEQTNCQAAFEVVVQETSTVPETNLERNNNGDGALNKDDLMSSEDLSTIQHVKDDLQPEKETSNKEPADGNVVVADVSQHLQDDHPSVDLPHDASDEYVILKPVSDSNIHLDIVSQAAVASGLSDPSLVNQVDPNSTFDAINGPQQTCLLKTEEPPPDVKVDPVIPSSEEAKDLPASPSEEPFESTPDNFLQPPSVTVETTNSQPQDKTVVVTEDSGENVAIQELQILEDMEIGHEIVVVEVANEEDADVTIIDKADTQTPSLQKAVEKTENEDVLKTNNSFLKPDIDTEILLEKPKKQEMNTQARTKARLAALAEQKAAAMKRTANRQQLNLLALCQEIAEDIATDSTLLKRIEEEKQAVAKSEAAKKENPPMSTQEVALVDVKPPAEPESSSAQGPPAEEPPAAQPASAESKLAEDPPKRRFFVSQVSVPLKAHEKKKLTRYQRLRQVELQREKMSWARMKKMKSDQANQLFSDMDWQASMLPPALFSINATTTDPAPKTSSAPLPTPTLSSKPASPKPEAPESLKSETKAPIADPPKTEPEIKTEPPKTESPPTEPPKAEITRVTRQSSKAQTPQVTPPNPTPKVTRSSTRRSLPAVPPPMPNGLKASKPQPVEYKPYKPRPRYSPDDFELDDDPLPTPPKRVSPLPRLNQSPSQSHPLAQLKATLQQSSQAKLKHPTTSAGQIPSPCQSKPTIPISAQSKPTCSPGPHLPVAVSAQSKTSVTSAPAKPSPSDAILKSKPALAVTQAASVSPQLKTAGLAPAQTNQSVASITSQMKPGSPPADGVAGHAQTLQAQPATDKESKATAASSPPKSPPPPKESSNPPDTQQCEGEPAVADQCQKTDTSKTVQDGHASETSCQNGAVKQKDKATLQREVRKLKEADKDDSQTIIDAGQKHFGAVACSVCGMLYSAANPEDESQHLLFHNQFISAVKYVGWKKERILGEFPDGKIILVLPDDPKYALKKVEEIREMVDNDLGFKQVGTKCPSQTKTFLFITNDKKVAGCLIAEHINEGYRVIEEPQPEGSEGEKLMFERQRAWCCSTTAEPALCGISRIWVVSMMRRQAIASRLVECLRNNFIFGSYLSKDEIAFSDPTPDGKLFATHYFGTSQFLVYNFVSGTHSNQPKSDSV
- the LOC125985647 gene encoding titin homolog isoform X1, producing the protein MPASKRGTEEPLDPQAKLRRLEDVGEALQSETTPAINNRSHKEIHLHEITDAVAPRTKRKLSEEEEATEGNPSKSSRQTSPVRTTLGPPVTKHSSAFCREAPSDDFNTEFNVDNTPSDSSKDGIFTESNEQGFTKKYSSRIQTKPASDSLQVSEELPSPPAEFVQNEHSYGKSSDSSLDSISDTTENTTKESTAANIIFTAEEKERKEAEDQRLPANHPLASSLTHSEDAGGGAALRSRAVGTFCSSNGDAHLEKLVCEQNWQTDSISECIETVTSVIKQDLTQNTDQEKHDVTVSGDLMRLNDVSGEDQMLPNANAEEIVLESCNPETSIEESCIPESNKCPYTQATETESDQNPESHFKELLTSASENQTQEKTSFTDTGSNWDPRIEKVTQSDRLPASKIEDDVCQIEFECNRTLESLPEVLSKKTQDVPEAVLAVCAVEESQMETPEVTVEVMEPDMNPASHTEANLSATESDRKPDTPTEMFSISKETVPTSQEVLTESHNAEDQRKASGTPENPSIHPSIFYTAADEKRQTEVTFIDLPVVKKNFPAPQEVLHENLNAQVEETQIESHVQEMLTVEYCSQSESGKCVSENQSLLMKPTPPEVMVDQLTVESQVEELRETPNSQTEEMNPVLMESVQSPVCPVEDHILALTSLSQKTENTPKEALSNCFVTESHVEEHQMVSNEKNQTELEAGKNIESHVEELSLSQRSEPKPQVALIDSLEEHQEVLGYCFNAESQIEKKHMESDSRIISNPFEQKQEQVNKSINTTDVSTPHCESAGKQNSTMEMPRQRVIISQLQTDVEMPSKGRLTATLLQEEINNPSSQNDNEVANKDLNIFNAQTVPKANVQENPEVSDCTTVVTQKALASANFKTSGTEELKTVMEETEEAHERVEVNKGQNFNVCNYDNKLNLDSVATPVSPTDLQIQRTEESENQKSQAEPDVHPTADTMSSEVLVEENLEDAKLLDAPENQAEVSEDMENEDSGVQENQTALSTKTYETHKLESEMVETSNLEIHHETELLHETSQDVTTNHSSRNDMVKLNLEHASQTASAPVDSGSAGSNEKQEVAEHMLIVCESEMGPDLTANGCHGNKGTTQCVAEVQMVAEEDDTNKKVSESTVIVSILGNNKVTDFITRDSNASVNQPEMDIPATPDCISIPTSTEEIQVQNEDIAEVQLKHVGPEMANTSNAVTSVIQGEEVSEVGLDHIVLNQSVHSLLEEETGCQDDEAAAKTDGYHDTVEETAGNTEVQVLVFAQPTDTAPVPTTSEEQSDAISQSQVENQIVYEPISSPESIEDADAAMAPEKQVLVSFADISSIQDTKDDLPNVFMEASHFQLESEQMAKEEVSVGQKALEMVMVPLTTIFSETRAEEESAMSLQVQDLVPSEDVPSTQHMMEESKASPLPVENDEKLTDDHAAIEMDVQQIIKVPGPDSSPDSDKDRDAAVALEKQYLASDEEVQSTQDKASYLHPDNSSTTKEQPTDNQTSVEMEEVQLITTVPEHKGDATTDLEKQDLLSLQEVPSIQDKMDTLTNESAEASHLQVENNESAKEEQTDGQAAIEMEKQQTIPVQQSCPDSNKDGEVTVALEKQVLVSPDDLPCNQVIKEDLCPNESEETHRLQLKNKTTADEWTVQAVVEMQVENTTNISETCPESNRAGNVVLGLEKKEFVSLDMEGNLQLVNEKTAEEQTNCQAAFEVVVQETSTVPETNLERNNNGDGALNKDDLMSSEDLSTIQHVKDDLQPEKETSNKEPADGNVVVADVSQHLQDDHPSVDLPHDASDEYVILKPVSDSNIHLDIVSQAAVASGLSDPSLVNQVDPNSTFDAINGPQQTCLLKTEEPPPDVKVDPVIPSSEEAKDLPASPSEEPFESTPDNFLQPPSVTVETTNSQPQDKTVVVTEDSGENVAIQELQILEDMEIGHEIVVVEVANEEDADVTIIDKADTQTPSLQKAVEKTENEDVLKTNNSFLKPDIDTEILLEKPKKQEMNTQARTKARLAALAEQKAAAMKRTANRQQLNLLALCQEIAEDIATDSTLLKRIEEEKQAVAKSEAAKKENPPMSTQEVALVDVKPPAEPESSSAQGPPAEEPPAAQPASAESKLAEDPPKRRFFVSQVSVPLKAHEKKKLTRYQRLRQVELQREKMSWARMKKMKSDQANQLFSDMDWQASMLPPALFSINATTTDPAPKTSSAPLPTPTLSSKPASPKPEAPESLKSETKAPIADPPKTEPEIKTEPPKTESPPTEPPKAEITRVTRQSSKAQTPQVTPPNPTPKVTRSSTRRSLPAVPPPMPNGLKASKPQPVEYKPYKPRPRYSPDDFELDDDPLPTPPKRVSPLPRLNQSPSQSHPLAQLKATLQQSSQAKLKHPTTSAGQIPSPCQSKPTIPISAQSKPTCSPGPHLPVAVSAQSKTSVTSAPAKPSPSDAILKSKPALAVTQAASVSPQLKTAGLAPAQTNQSVASITSQMKPGSPPADGVAGHAQTLQAQPATDKESKATAASSPPKSPPPPKESSNPPDTQQCEGEPAVADQCQKTDTSKTVQDGHASETSCQNGAVKQKDKATLQREVRKLKEADKDDSQTIIDAGQKHFGAVACSVCGMLYSAANPEDESQHLLFHNQFISAVKYVGWKKERILGEFPDGKIILVLPDDPKYALKKVEEIREMVDNDLGFKQVGTKCPSQTKTFLFITNDKKVAGCLIAEHINEGYRVIEEPQPEGSEGEKLMFERQRAWCCSTTAEPALCGISRIWVVSMMRRQAIASRLVECLRNNFIFGSYLSKDEIAFSDPTPDGKLFATHYFGTSQFLVYNFVSGTHSNQPKSDSV